The segment GTGGCGGAAAATGCTTAGAATTGAAGTACTTATCTGTTGTGGAACCGCCCATGCCCTGGACGGGTGACGTTATTCGCCAGCGATTTCTGGATTTCTACGCCCAGCGGCAGCATCAGGTATTGCCGAGTGCGTCGTTGATCCCCAGCGACCCGACGGTTTTGCTCACCATTGCGGGGATGTTGCCTTTCAAGCCAGTGTTTTTGGGGCAGCAACCAGCGCCCGCTCCCCGGGTGACCACGGCACAACGTTGTTTACGCACCAATGATATTGACAATGTGGGACGCACGCCCCGGCACCACACGTTCTTTGAGATGCTGGGCAACTTCAGCTTTGGGGATTACTTCAAAAAGGAAGCAATTGCCTGGGCGTGGGAGCTGGTGACGCAGGCGTTTGGCTTGCCCCCGGAGCGCCTGGCGGTGAGCGTTTACGAAGGCGACCCGGAAACGGCAACCCTCTGGCAGGACATTGCTGGGCTACCGGCTGAACGGATTCAAAAACTGGGGGCGGACGACAATTTTTGGGCGGCGGGGCCGACGGGTCCCTGTGGGCCGTGTTCGGAAATTTACTATGACTTTGCGCCGCAAAAAGGGCCGGTGGATTTAACTGATGACGACCGGTTTGTGGAGATTTACAACCTGGTATTCATGGAATTCAACCGGGATGCGGAAGGCCAGCTTATCCCCTTAGCAGCCAAAAACATCGACACTGGTATGGGTTTGGAGCGCTTGGCCCGCATCCTGCAAGACGTGCCGAGCAACTTTGAGACCGATTTACTGTTTCCCCTGATTGAACAAACGGCGGACTGGCTCAACCTGGCGTATCCTAAAGCCGACTCCAAGCAGAAGTTGTCCCTCCGCATCATCGCTGACCATATCCGGGCAGTCGTGCATCTGATTGCCGACGGAGTAGTGCCCAGCAATGTACGACGGGGGTATGTCCTGCGGCGGTTGATTCGGCGGCTGGTGCGACACGGGCGACTGCTGGGGTTGCGGCGACCCTTTACGGCAGAGCTGGCCCAAACGGCGATTGACCTGGCGGCGACGGCCTATCCCCACCTGCGCGAGCGCCAAAGCGTCATCCAAGCCGAACTAGACCGGGAAGAACGCCAGTTCTTGAAGACGTTAGACGTGGGCGAGCAACTGCTGTTGGATGTGATTGCTCAAAAACCAGCCGTCATCAGTGGCAAAGTAGCGTTTGATCTAGCAGCGACCTATGGGTTCCCCGTCGAACTCACTGCTGAAATGGCAGCCGAGTACGGCTTGACGGTGGACCTGGCTGGTTACGAGCAGGAAATGGCCCAGCACCGCGCGTTGTCTCGGGAAGGGCAAACCCTGGTGGATGTCCTGGCCGACCAGCAATGGGCAGAACTGGCCGCCGAACTGGGAGCTACCGTATTCACCGGCTACTTGAACATCAGCGGCGTCACCACCG is part of the Gloeomargarita sp. SKYB120 genome and harbors:
- the alaS gene encoding alanine--tRNA ligase; this encodes MPWTGDVIRQRFLDFYAQRQHQVLPSASLIPSDPTVLLTIAGMLPFKPVFLGQQPAPAPRVTTAQRCLRTNDIDNVGRTPRHHTFFEMLGNFSFGDYFKKEAIAWAWELVTQAFGLPPERLAVSVYEGDPETATLWQDIAGLPAERIQKLGADDNFWAAGPTGPCGPCSEIYYDFAPQKGPVDLTDDDRFVEIYNLVFMEFNRDAEGQLIPLAAKNIDTGMGLERLARILQDVPSNFETDLLFPLIEQTADWLNLAYPKADSKQKLSLRIIADHIRAVVHLIADGVVPSNVRRGYVLRRLIRRLVRHGRLLGLRRPFTAELAQTAIDLAATAYPHLRERQSVIQAELDREERQFLKTLDVGEQLLLDVIAQKPAVISGKVAFDLAATYGFPVELTAEMAAEYGLTVDLAGYEQEMAQHRALSREGQTLVDVLADQQWAELAAELGATVFTGYLNISGVTTVQAIVQGGERVSRCDASAGQVLVVLQETPFYAEGGGQVGDTGYLVSPDGQMWFRVTDVQKKADLWVHYGQVEQGELTVGMEVQAQVDRWQRYRTQAHHTATHLLQAALQKRIDPHIAQAGSLVTPDRLRFDFNYARALTPAQLQEIEWQINQWIAEAHPAHVLILPLAEAKARGAIAMFGEKYSDPVRVIDIPGVSMELCGGTHVRNTQEIGLFKIIAETGIASGIRRIEAVAGLALLDYLNRQERVVKELTDLFKAKPEDIPDRVRDLQQEVKAQAKQIEQLHTQLARAQALQLLQEAETINGYRLLVGQLGQVDGEALKNAAQELLQKLGSGAVVLGAVPAPDKVTLVAAFSPEVVKLGLQAGKVVGELAKTCGGGGGGRPNLAQAGGKDPKGLPKALEQARQLLRQKLLDGSA